In Streptomyces sp. NBC_01551, one DNA window encodes the following:
- a CDS encoding ABC transporter permease, giving the protein MSAGAVAVPAAAELAPRARFFPALAAVYRAQLSRARVARIPLLFVATFQSVGIMVLMRGVVDGGSEARAVVAGSSVLVVAFVALNLLAQYFGQLRASGGLDHYATLPVPPASVVLGAAAAYASFTLPGTLVTAVFGCVLFGLPLSGLWILAAVVPLAGAALAGLGAALGLLAPRQELATLAGQLGMSAALLLGVLPPERMPEVIVWARDLLPSTYGVEAFARTFAPHPDWTAVAVDLGVCGAVGALSLAAATWAYRRAAVR; this is encoded by the coding sequence GTGAGCGCCGGTGCCGTTGCCGTACCCGCCGCGGCGGAGTTGGCCCCGCGGGCGCGGTTCTTCCCCGCGCTGGCGGCCGTGTACCGGGCGCAGCTGTCCCGGGCGCGAGTGGCGCGGATCCCGCTGCTGTTCGTGGCGACCTTCCAGTCTGTCGGGATCATGGTCCTGATGCGGGGCGTGGTGGACGGGGGCTCGGAGGCGCGGGCCGTCGTCGCGGGTTCGTCCGTCCTGGTCGTCGCCTTCGTCGCGCTGAACCTGCTCGCGCAGTACTTCGGGCAGCTGCGGGCGAGCGGGGGGCTGGACCACTACGCCACGCTGCCGGTGCCGCCCGCGTCGGTGGTGCTGGGCGCGGCCGCCGCGTACGCCTCCTTCACGCTGCCGGGGACGCTGGTGACGGCCGTCTTCGGGTGCGTGCTGTTCGGGCTGCCGCTCAGCGGGCTGTGGATCCTGGCCGCCGTGGTGCCGCTGGCGGGGGCCGCGCTGGCCGGGCTGGGCGCGGCGCTGGGCCTGCTGGCGCCGCGGCAGGAGCTGGCGACGCTGGCCGGGCAGCTGGGCATGTCGGCGGCGCTGCTGCTGGGTGTGCTGCCGCCGGAGCGGATGCCGGAGGTGATCGTGTGGGCGCGGGACCTGCTGCCGTCCACGTACGGGGTGGAGGCGTTCGCGCGGACCTTCGCGCCGCATCCGGACTGGACGGCGGTCGCCGTCGACCTCGGCGTCTGCGGGGCGGTGGGGGCGCTGTCCCTGGCCGCCGCGACGTGGGCCTACCGGCGGGCGGCGGTCCGCTGA
- a CDS encoding oxidoreductase: MAEARPGEEPADLTDPERRMWEAYRTGSVCDLSARERERGGAADADRSPGADDPHGARVWGPERGVRARVVALLLLHGPPPVPGRVASLKLRGARITGRLDLSGGAVLPYVEFQSCRFDSEIQLSETRFGTLRMVNCAIPRLEAARLHTEGDLHLPRCRVARGIRLTDAQIGTDLLVSQALVRQDSKGRAIAADGLSVAQDFQGELLEAYGEVSLRGAHVGVSMNLRGARLRNPYGRRALNAPQLTVGRTLYLTSIAMDYVPGGSGSSTPPYGITQTPAPGQRAQRFECRGGLRLDDGRFGDAVDFYGARFTLTEEQEVSLRRIQTPELRFVGERPERGRVVLSGAKVVKLVDSSTSWPGPGGVSIEGFAYENLAPRGHFPLSRRLEWVEAATAEYSPEPYERLAAVLRASGEDADAREVLLAKQRRRRATLPPAAKAWGHLQDWTVVYGYRPGRAALWMAVLWAAGSLLFSQHDPPPIKADEHPQWSAALFALDLLLPVIDLGQQGQWRLEGGWQWGAAALVMLGWILATTVAAGASRLLRRG; this comes from the coding sequence ATGGCGGAGGCGCGGCCGGGCGAGGAACCCGCGGATCTCACCGATCCCGAACGCCGCATGTGGGAGGCGTACCGGACGGGCAGCGTCTGCGACCTCAGCGCCCGGGAGCGGGAGCGCGGCGGCGCGGCGGACGCCGACCGGAGCCCGGGGGCCGACGACCCGCACGGGGCGCGGGTCTGGGGGCCCGAGCGCGGTGTCCGTGCCCGTGTGGTGGCGCTGCTGCTGCTCCACGGCCCGCCGCCGGTGCCGGGCCGGGTGGCGTCCCTGAAGCTGCGCGGGGCGCGGATCACCGGGCGGCTCGACCTGTCCGGCGGAGCGGTCCTGCCGTACGTGGAGTTCCAGTCCTGCCGCTTCGACAGCGAGATCCAGCTGTCCGAGACCCGGTTCGGGACGCTGCGCATGGTCAACTGCGCGATACCCCGGCTGGAGGCGGCCCGGCTGCACACCGAGGGCGATCTGCACCTGCCGCGCTGCCGGGTGGCGCGCGGGATCCGGCTGACCGACGCGCAGATCGGCACCGACCTGCTGGTCAGCCAGGCCCTGGTGCGCCAGGACAGCAAGGGGCGGGCGATCGCCGCCGACGGGCTGTCGGTCGCGCAGGACTTCCAGGGCGAGCTGCTGGAGGCGTACGGGGAGGTCAGCCTGCGCGGGGCGCACGTCGGCGTGTCGATGAACCTGCGCGGCGCGCGGCTGCGCAACCCGTACGGGCGTCGGGCGCTGAACGCCCCGCAGCTGACCGTCGGGCGGACCCTGTACCTGACCTCCATCGCCATGGACTACGTACCCGGCGGCTCGGGCTCCTCCACTCCCCCGTACGGGATCACCCAGACGCCGGCGCCGGGGCAGCGGGCGCAGCGGTTCGAGTGCCGGGGCGGGCTGCGGCTGGACGACGGCCGGTTCGGCGACGCGGTCGACTTCTACGGGGCGCGGTTCACGCTGACCGAGGAGCAGGAGGTGTCGCTGCGCCGGATCCAGACGCCGGAGCTGCGGTTCGTGGGCGAGCGGCCGGAGCGGGGGCGGGTGGTGCTGTCCGGGGCGAAGGTGGTCAAGCTGGTGGACTCCTCCACGAGCTGGCCGGGCCCGGGCGGGGTCTCGATCGAGGGATTCGCCTACGAGAACCTCGCGCCCCGGGGGCACTTCCCGCTCTCCCGCCGGCTGGAGTGGGTGGAGGCGGCCACCGCGGAGTACTCGCCGGAACCGTACGAGCGGCTGGCGGCGGTGCTGCGGGCCAGCGGGGAGGACGCGGACGCCCGCGAGGTGCTGCTCGCCAAGCAGCGCCGGCGGCGGGCGACGCTGCCTCCGGCGGCGAAGGCGTGGGGCCACCTCCAGGACTGGACGGTGGTGTACGGCTATCGCCCCGGGCGGGCCGCGCTGTGGATGGCGGTGCTGTGGGCGGCGGGCTCACTGCTGTTCTCCCAGCACGACCCGCCGCCGATCAAGGCGGACGAGCACCCGCAGTGGAGCGCGGCGCTGTTCGCGCTGGACCTGCTGCTGCCGGTGATCGATCTCGGGCAGCAGGGCCAGTGGCGGCTGGAGGGCGGCTGGCAGTGGGGCGCGGCGGCCCTGGTCATGCTGGGGTGGATCCTGGCCACGACGGTGGCGGCGGGAGCGTCACGGCTGCTGAGGCGGGGGTGA
- a CDS encoding LON peptidase substrate-binding domain-containing protein gives MTTVRLPLFPLNQVLFPGLVLPLNIFEERYRAMMRDLLKTGEDEPRRFAVVAIRDGREVAPTAPGLPDQTALPERGPAAGFGADPIQAFHRVGCVADVAAIREREDGSFEVMSTGTTRVRLLSVDASGPYLVAELEELPEDAGEGAGALAEGVLRAFRNYQKRLAGARERSLASGADLPDEPSVVSYLVAAAAVLDIPAKQRLLQAPDTATRLAEELKLLRTETAVIRHLPSLPAVDLTRAPTSPN, from the coding sequence GTGACCACCGTTCGTCTGCCCCTCTTCCCGCTGAACCAGGTGCTGTTCCCGGGCCTCGTGCTGCCGCTGAACATCTTCGAGGAGCGTTATCGCGCCATGATGCGCGACCTGCTGAAGACGGGCGAGGACGAGCCGCGGCGTTTCGCGGTCGTCGCCATCCGTGACGGCCGCGAGGTCGCGCCGACCGCGCCCGGTCTGCCGGACCAGACGGCGCTGCCCGAACGCGGGCCGGCGGCGGGCTTCGGCGCCGACCCGATCCAGGCCTTCCACCGGGTGGGCTGCGTCGCGGACGTGGCGGCGATCCGGGAGCGGGAGGACGGCAGCTTCGAGGTGATGTCGACGGGGACGACGCGGGTGCGCCTGCTGTCCGTGGACGCGTCGGGGCCGTACCTGGTCGCGGAGCTGGAGGAACTCCCCGAGGATGCGGGCGAGGGGGCGGGGGCGCTGGCCGAGGGGGTGCTGCGGGCGTTCCGCAACTACCAGAAGCGCCTCGCGGGGGCCCGGGAGCGGTCCCTGGCGTCGGGCGCCGACCTGCCCGACGAGCCGTCGGTGGTCTCGTACCTGGTCGCGGCGGCGGCGGTGCTGGACATCCCGGCGAAGCAGCGCCTGCTGCAGGCCCCGGACACGGCGACCCGCCTGGCGGAGGAGCTGAAGCTGCTCCGCACGGAGACGGCGGTCATCCGCCACCTCCCCTCCCTCCCGGCGGTGGACCTCACCCGCGCTCCGACGAGCCCGAACTGA
- the ybaK gene encoding Cys-tRNA(Pro) deacylase → MAKKKPAGTPAIVALTAAAAEFTVHAYEHDPAHPSYGEEAAQAMGVSPERVFKTLIAEVDGALVVAVVPVSGSLDLKALATAVAGKRASMADPALAERTTGYVRGGISPLGQRKPLRTVVDASAATHPTICVSAGRRGLEVELAPTTLTTLTSATLSPIARP, encoded by the coding sequence ATGGCGAAGAAGAAGCCCGCGGGCACCCCGGCGATCGTGGCGTTGACCGCCGCCGCGGCGGAGTTCACGGTGCACGCGTACGAGCACGACCCGGCGCATCCCTCGTACGGCGAGGAGGCCGCGCAGGCGATGGGCGTCTCCCCGGAGCGGGTCTTCAAGACGCTGATCGCGGAGGTGGACGGCGCCCTGGTGGTGGCGGTGGTCCCGGTGTCGGGCAGCCTCGACCTGAAGGCGCTGGCGACCGCGGTCGCCGGGAAGCGGGCCTCGATGGCCGACCCGGCCCTGGCGGAACGCACGACGGGCTACGTCCGGGGCGGCATCTCCCCGCTGGGCCAGCGCAAGCCGCTCCGCACGGTCGTGGACGCCTCGGCGGCGACGCACCCCACCATCTGCGTCTCGGCGGGCCGCCGGGGCCTGGAGGTCGAACTCGCCCCCACCACCCTGACCACCCTGACCTCGGCGACCCTCTCCCCGATCGCCCGCCCTTAG
- a CDS encoding NYN domain-containing protein, which yields MERVDRCVVLVDAGYLLGAAASLLAGEPSRSRITVDHAALIQGLRERAEADTEQPLLRIYWFDGAPDRVPQPEHRRLRVMSRVTVRLGALTRSDGRWAQKGVDAAMHAELTELARNRACSDVVLVTGDGDLLPGLMSAKEHGVAVHLWAVQAADGDYNQSEDLVAEADERRVLDRAWITRAVRAKDLAGLCPPPPAPRPEIAAILSAPLPEAALAEAARNGSSAPSEPQAPEHGAPVPAPASEGAKPVPTPKDLATLRAPGQQLTPAQTSHAPAGSSALRWSSDKGWIDRAGPLGEPAETASLPTLAQLTSAEQRWADREEDITTVGGDPFEVGQVFARRWMERLPETVHLQKLATMYPRIPHRIDGELLRYAARFGLLAHKDDQIDEHDRYAIRAGFWREIDVRAAAEHVGGAPAAAPGAPVTPAAE from the coding sequence GTGGAACGCGTGGACCGCTGCGTCGTCCTGGTGGACGCCGGCTATCTGCTGGGCGCCGCCGCCAGCCTTCTCGCAGGGGAGCCCTCACGCTCCCGCATCACCGTCGACCATGCCGCCCTCATCCAGGGCCTGCGCGAGCGGGCCGAGGCCGACACCGAGCAGCCGCTGCTGCGGATCTACTGGTTCGACGGCGCGCCCGACCGGGTTCCGCAGCCCGAGCACCGGCGGCTGCGCGTCATGTCCCGCGTCACCGTCCGGCTCGGCGCCCTCACCCGCAGCGACGGCCGCTGGGCGCAGAAGGGCGTCGACGCCGCGATGCACGCCGAGCTCACCGAACTGGCCCGCAACCGCGCCTGCTCCGACGTCGTCCTCGTCACGGGCGACGGGGACCTGCTGCCCGGGCTTATGTCCGCCAAGGAACACGGGGTCGCCGTCCACCTCTGGGCCGTCCAGGCCGCCGACGGGGACTACAACCAGTCCGAGGACCTCGTCGCCGAGGCCGACGAGCGCCGGGTCCTGGACCGGGCCTGGATCACCCGGGCCGTCCGCGCCAAGGACCTCGCCGGGCTCTGCCCGCCGCCGCCCGCGCCCCGCCCCGAGATCGCCGCGATCCTCTCCGCCCCGCTCCCCGAGGCCGCGCTGGCCGAGGCCGCCCGCAACGGCTCCTCCGCCCCGTCCGAGCCGCAGGCCCCCGAGCACGGGGCGCCCGTACCGGCCCCCGCGAGCGAGGGGGCCAAGCCGGTCCCCACGCCCAAGGACCTCGCCACCCTGCGCGCCCCCGGGCAGCAGCTCACCCCGGCGCAGACCTCGCACGCCCCGGCCGGCAGCAGCGCCCTGCGCTGGTCCTCCGACAAGGGCTGGATCGACCGGGCCGGGCCGCTGGGCGAACCCGCCGAGACCGCGTCGCTGCCCACCCTCGCCCAGCTCACCAGCGCCGAGCAGCGCTGGGCCGACCGGGAGGAGGACATCACCACCGTCGGCGGCGACCCGTTCGAGGTCGGACAAGTGTTCGCGCGGCGCTGGATGGAACGGCTCCCGGAGACCGTGCACCTCCAGAAACTGGCCACCATGTACCCGCGGATCCCGCACCGCATCGACGGGGAGCTGCTGCGCTACGCGGCCCGGTTCGGGCTGCTCGCGCACAAGGACGACCAGATCGACGAACACGACCGCTACGCCATCCGCGCCGGGTTCTGGCGGGAGATCGACGTCCGGGCCGCGGCCGAGCACGTGGGCGGCGCACCGGCTGCCGCGCCCGGGGCGCCGGTGACCCCGGCGGCCGAGTAG
- a CDS encoding ABC transporter ATP-binding protein — protein sequence MCAVRDLVKTYPAVRGRRGAPALPEVRATDGISLDVRRGEIFGLLGPNGAGKSTLVRQLTGLLRPDAGSVTLLGHDLVRHPERAARLLAYLGQESTALDELTVALAAETTGRLRGLGVREARAARDAVLEELGLSGIAGRPLKKLSGGQRRLACFAAALVGERPVLVLDEPTTGMDPVARRAVWSAVDRRRERHGATVLLVTHNVIEAETVLDRVAVIDQGKVIACDTPAGLKAKVSDEVRLELVWRTGAPREVPEVAALAPLAVESGRRWVLRLAPDEARAAVAAVTGGPAFAALDDFTLATPSLEDVYLALGGRMKGLVKA from the coding sequence ATCTGCGCGGTACGTGACCTGGTCAAGACGTATCCCGCCGTACGGGGCCGGCGCGGGGCCCCGGCCCTGCCCGAGGTCCGCGCCACCGACGGGATCTCCCTGGACGTGCGGCGCGGCGAGATCTTCGGACTGCTCGGCCCCAACGGCGCCGGCAAGTCCACCCTGGTCCGCCAGCTCACCGGACTGCTGCGGCCCGACGCGGGCTCCGTGACCCTGCTCGGCCACGACCTCGTACGCCACCCCGAGCGGGCGGCCCGGCTGCTCGCCTACCTGGGGCAGGAGTCCACCGCCCTGGACGAGCTCACGGTGGCGCTCGCCGCCGAGACCACGGGACGGCTGCGCGGGCTGGGCGTCCGGGAGGCGCGGGCCGCGCGGGACGCCGTACTGGAGGAGCTCGGGCTGAGCGGGATCGCCGGGCGGCCCCTGAAGAAACTTTCCGGCGGGCAGCGGCGGCTGGCCTGCTTCGCCGCCGCGCTGGTGGGGGAGCGGCCGGTGCTGGTCCTCGACGAGCCCACGACCGGCATGGACCCCGTCGCCCGGCGCGCCGTCTGGTCGGCGGTGGACCGCCGGCGCGAGCGGCACGGGGCCACGGTCCTGCTGGTCACCCACAACGTCATCGAGGCCGAGACCGTCCTCGACCGGGTCGCCGTCATCGACCAGGGCAAGGTCATCGCCTGCGACACCCCGGCCGGGCTCAAGGCCAAGGTCTCCGACGAGGTCCGGCTGGAGCTGGTGTGGCGGACCGGCGCGCCCCGGGAGGTGCCGGAGGTCGCGGCGCTGGCCCCGCTGGCCGTCGAGTCGGGGCGCCGGTGGGTGCTGCGGCTCGCGCCGGACGAGGCGCGGGCGGCGGTGGCCGCCGTCACCGGGGGCCCGGCGTTCGCCGCGCTCGACGATTTCACGTTGGCCACGCCGAGCCTGGAGGACGTGTACCTCGCGCTCGGCGGGCGGATGAAGGGGCTGGTGAAGGCGTGA